The stretch of DNA CTATGCTGATGAAGGGGTTTTTCCTCGGTCTCAGCAATGGTGTAACATGCGTTGCTTACTGTACCCCTTTGCTCATTCCTTATATGCTTGGTGAAGGGAAAAATGTTGTGCAAAATTTTATCACCTTGACGAAGTTCCTGCTGGGGCGCCTTGCCGGGTATCTTTGCTTTGCCCTTATTACCTGGCTGATTAACCTTTCAATCCTTGAGAGGCTGGGGTCCGGGGGATTGCTCATCGGCATCCTCTATATTATCTTCTCCTGTCTCATGATGATCTATGCATTTTTCAAGATAGATGTGCCATGCGCTGCCCGCAGCATCGGTTATATTGCCGGGAGGATCAGGATCCCTTTGTTGATCCCGGTCATGGCAGGCCTCTTAAGCGGTGTTGCCTTTTGTCCGCCTTTTTTACTTGCGATGACCGATGCAGCGAGTAAAGGGAGTCTGTCCTACAGCCTCTTCTTTTTCTTCATGTTCTTTATCGGTACTTCCATGTTTTTCATTCCGATACCTTTTGTTGGGGTGTTGCGCCGTCTCCAGGCGCTTCAGATAGTAGGTAAAATGGCAACGGGAATTGTCGGCTTATATTATCTTTACACGGGGATAATAGCTGTGATCGCAGGTGTCAAGGGCATATGAAAACAGATACCCCTCAGGTTCCCCAGGGAGAAGGCCGGGGTAGAACCACCCTCCTTATCATGGTAATGATGGTTGTCACGCTCTTTATGTTCAGCGGCGGAAAGATGCCGCAGGACCCTAAGGGGATAATCGCCTTCATTCTCACATTC from Syntrophorhabdaceae bacterium encodes:
- a CDS encoding sulfite exporter TauE/SafE family protein; amino-acid sequence: MLMKGFFLGLSNGVTCVAYCTPLLIPYMLGEGKNVVQNFITLTKFLLGRLAGYLCFALITWLINLSILERLGSGGLLIGILYIIFSCLMMIYAFFKIDVPCAARSIGYIAGRIRIPLLIPVMAGLLSGVAFCPPFLLAMTDAASKGSLSYSLFFFFMFFIGTSMFFIPIPFVGVLRRLQALQIVGKMATGIVGLYYLYTGIIAVIAGVKGI